In Sander vitreus isolate 19-12246 chromosome 8, sanVit1, whole genome shotgun sequence, the genomic window TACAGTAAATCTTTAATAGATAGTGTTAATAGACTTGCCGGTGGTAGTGTTTAACGGCTGGAAGCCTGCAGGCACTTGTGGTTATAGTTACAGCCCATaaagtatagtgtgtgtgagagccagCACATGTATTACATCAGAACCATGCTGTTCTGTCATCActggagagagagcagagcCAGATGTTCCCCAGTGACCTAGAGTAGAAAAAATGTGAAGCAAATCTGCATTGATAGACAAAGATGGACCATCTGTAAAGCTCAAACTTATTTCCACATTCCTCTTTTCTTACTGAAACTATCAGTTTACACTCTAACTTTATCACTTGggaaatgcagacacacacccacaagcTCAAAAATGTGTATGCACTTAAACTTCTGTCTCATCTTCAGGGTGTGAGCTGGATGGTACAGTTCATAATGTGTCCTACAGTATAGATGGCTGTCAGACATGCACGTGTAAGGTGAGTACCTTCATTATGACATACACCTACACtaacacaaacatatttattGAGCCTGAACAATTGCTCTGTCTTCCACTGTTCATTATTTTCTCTCATCTCTGTGTCCTTTCATTGCCAACAGGGGGGTAACAGGGAATGCTATCCCCAACCCTGCCCTTCACTGGACTGCACACACAAGGAGACTGCACCTGGGGACTGCTGCCAGCGGTGCAGAGgtaaggaaaataaaataaaaatctgttcaCAATGATCTTTGTTAGTTAAAGAAAacctaaaacaaaacattaaaagtgCCTCAGTAAACTACATTAAAAACTGTATTGAGATCCATTAGTATTATCAATATTACCATTTCACAGGATGCTTATATGAGCTCATCTTTGGTAGTTTCTCCTTAGTAGGTCTTTTTACACTTTTATGAATTACATTTTGGTTCAAACAAATGGAATAGTTTTCATTTGATACACCCATAAATTAAAAGTATGTTCCCAAAAGCATAGATTGttctttatattaaaaaaaaaacttttggaaTACGTCCAAACATTGAActggtttaaaaaatatatatatttgcacaaCAAGATCTTAACCCTCATGTTCCCTCAAAGTTTTCTATATGAGCAAGTtgtgtttctttcaaccaaattgcccaaaaataacttggatgcatgcatATATGTTGTATGGAAGCCATACAACATTCTTCGCAGGTTAAAgtaatgattacttccattaaattttgggtgttttttaaatggttttaaacagtctcctgactaaactttgacactgtgattcactcaacgtCCTCAAGAgttaaaataattcataatttctgctttttttaaactcaaaaaatgaccatgaataaaaaaagcattgaaaaaagtgacagaaatgtttttaaaaagcatcaaaagaatagaaaaaaacaacaaaaattttaattttcaatttttacCTGAAAGAACAACAAGTTCATTGTCAACGGGAAGACCACACAAGGCTTAGGACATCTTTATGCAGCCATTAAATGCTTAAACAAAGTTATTATTACTCAGACTTCTCTATTTTACATGTAATACAATGTGTTGACAGTTTAATACTGACCAGAAACATCTCTCTCAGACAGCAGGGGGTGCAAATGTGCTTCCAGAGTTGAGGGCTGATATTGGTCCATTTGTCTAAGCTGACAGATAAGATTGATTAGCAGGAAAAGGGTTGAAAGTTTGGTTCTGCAGAAAgagacatttttctttcttatgtGTTCTGGTGTTGAATTAACTTTTAGCCACTTCACTGCCTGTAAtaccaaaacagtaaagcaaTCTGATGAAGATGTGTTTGCAGGCTGTATCCATTCTGGTGTCCAGTATGATCACAAAGCCAAGTGGAGACCGGTAGAGAATCCCTGTGATGTCTGCTACTGTTTGGTGGGTCTGATACTTACTGACAATTTAACACTCCATCTTTTCAATCACCTTCATCTTTGTTAATATCGTTCTCTCCTTTCACCAGGAGGGGCATGTTCGCTGTGAGAGGGAGCGGTGTAACACCCCATGTAAATTCCCATCTGCTCCTCCACCCAATACCTGCTGTCCAGCTTGTCAAGGTGGGTTTCTTCAATTCACTgaagtggtgtgtatgtgtgggttcgttgaactgcagagacagagtatagtgtctgtttgtgtgtattgtagACTGTGGTGTGAACGGTCATGACTTCCCTAATGGAGCCGTGATCCCTACTGGAGACCGTTGTCAAGAGTGCACATGTGTGGTATGTCATTTATCATCATATTCCTTATTAAGTtccatttttgtgtgtataaATTAAGTTTATCTTTATTATATCTTTCACCTCTAGAATGGAAATGTGGCTTGTTCACCCCTTCCCTGTCCTGCCTTGTCTTGTCAAAACCCTGTGCATCGGGCCGGAGACTGTTGCCCACGGTAACCAACCTGCCTAACCTCATCCATATCACTTTCAAACCTGCATCTATCCACCTTATTaatctctctctgctttcaagacaacagaaacatttccaaaagtttcaaatgtttatagtttatttgcgtttgtgtgtgtgtgtgtgtgtgtgtgtgtgtgtgtgtgtgtgtgtgtgtgtgtgtgtgtgtgtgtgtgtgtgtgtgacctgtagGTGTGAGCAGTGTGAATATGAGTCCAAGGTGTATGTGGATGGACAGACATTCCCCTCCAGGAGAGACCCCTGCCTTCACTGCCGCTGCTTTGTGAGTTCAGTCtggcaaagttttttttattatgttcatGGTTTCATGACCCAGGGGTTTAAAGAAATCCTGTCAACGCcttttgcactttcataaataaatgtgattggtgtgtgtgtgtgtgtgggggggttggcgcaggtgcgcgatcacggaaggctcaCGTCATGCGGAtgtgccgacagtgttgttgccattatttagaattcctcatgggggcgacagacactacgcactatagctttaagctgTTTTTTTAACCCTGAAAATGACAGATGCTGATATGTCTGCAATAACAGCCAATATGTTGAGGCAGATTTATTGATCTACCTCTAGTTTGTCTAGGTTTGAGCTTTGTATCTGACAGCTACTGAATGTTAAAATTCTCTATAAGAGTGACACATTTAATACCTTCTTGTGTCTATCTGTCAAGGCAGGTGAAATGTCTTGTGAGCGTATGGATTCATCATGTCCCACACTAAGCTGCAGTCATCCAGCTAAGCGCAAAGGAGAGTGTTGTCCCACATGCGATGGTCAGAATTTCCTCATGTACTTGTCAATTTCTTTTGCCTATGGCTTGCCATTTTCCTAATTTGACTTTTACTGTCCAAACCCAAACAAACATAGTCAGAGTTTGTATTTGTTCCCACAGAATGTGAGTATGACAGGAGGGTGTATGCTGATGGAAAAGTGTTCACCCCTGCTGGAAGTGGACCCTGCTTGCAGTGCAGGTGTAAGGCAAGTCTGTGCGGTATTTGCAATAAAGAAAGTGGTGAAACTTTGAGGATTTTTGTCATGTTCAGTTTAATGAGCAAGTGTGTATTATCTTCATTCAGTTGTTTCTTTGTCTCATGTTTGAAAAATTACTAattctttcactttcttttaGAGCACCGTATAATtctatactttttttaaagcaccCGATGGCACATAATAGCTGTTATGTTTCTGTATGCTCTTATAAACCAATACACACTGTAGTCACAATGTTTTCATACCACGTATCTGTTATAGGGTGGGAATGTCATTTGCCGTGAAGAGAAGTGCCCTCCTGTCCAGTGCTCCAACCCCATTATAGACCCACATCTATGCTGTCCAATCTGCAAAGGTAATAATgcgctctcatacacacacacacacacacacacacacacacacacacacacacacacacaggtgcagcTCATCAATTAATATGACAACTTTTCTCATTGTAGCGTGTGTGTTGGAGGGTGTGGAATATGAGGAAGGCTCCAACTGGCAGCTTGAGGGTCCCTGCGCCATGTGCACTTGTGTGAATGGAGAAACgttatgtgcacacacacactgcccccCCACCGAGTGCCTGCATCCCAGCAAGATCACtggtaagagtgtgtgtgactgccTGAGCTTTGTTTATATGCAGGTGACTTTGTAACCTAATTAcactgtctcttttctttccctaGGCTCCTGTTGTGCAGTGTGTGAAAGCTGCACCTATAACCATCGTATCTACAGCAACGGCCAGAGGTTTATGACCCCTGACCACCCCTGTCACATCTGCACATGTGAGGTGAGCGCGtatccattcacacacacactacacagtacTGTTCCCTTTCAAACCTGCTGATACAGCCTTCCTTTCTCCTCAGCATGGCAGTGTAGAGTGTGAGAGGAGACCCTGTCCTCTACTCAACTGTTCCAACTCATACACACCACCTGGAGAGTGCTGTCCTAAATGTCCAGGTACTCAAACTCAGAAACAGACATGGTCATGAATCAATTTATGTATGACCATTGAATTTTCTTTTAGTTTATTATCAGTCAGCTCACTATAACGTCTGTGTTTGCATCTTTCCCAGACTGCTCCTTTGAAAACCGCATATTTGTTGATGGAGAGGCTTTTCCTAaccctgtgagtgtgtgtgaggagtGTAAGTGTGTGAGCGGCCAGATTGACTGCCACCAAGCACAATGCCCTCATCCTCACTGTAATGCACCTCGACCTGGAATGTGTTGTCAGAACAACTGCAATGGTGAGGAAATATGAATTTTATATCAGgaatacaaataaatgtaacaAATTAATGTACACAACATTCCTCTGCATTAGGCTGCAGCTATGCTGGGAAAGAGTATCCCAATGGACAGGAGTTCCCCCATCCTACTGACACATGCAGGACATGCAGCTGCATAGTAAGAATAATGATGATCACAGCATGACTCACCCTGCTGTGTTGATTACCTGTGGTCTTCTTAAAGCAGGTTTTTACCTCACTCTGTGATGTGTTTGTTGTAGAATGGGAATGTCCAGTGTCTGATGAAGAGGTGTCCACCGCTGCCGTGCTCCAACCCAAATGTGCTGCCTGGAGACTGCTGCCCCCAGTGTCCTGGTAAGGATGTGCAAGAGAAAAGTTCAGAAGGGTGAGAAATAAAAGTTAAAGGTGGAGTGTGGTGGGAAATACCTCACGTATATCTTTATGTGAGGTAAAAGATATTGCAAGAGGTAAAATGGACAAGTTATTGTAGTTTGGCACCTTAATTTGGCCCATTTATTAACATGGTCAGCAGTTAGAGCTCATCATAGAGGCTATTAGTTTTACCATTTGCGTCAAAAAGCGTACTTTCTCTCCTTATTTGGAAAAGAGAAAGCTAAACAGGGACCATTATGAAAATCTGTTTCAAATTATTTGCCATTAAGAATTTAGAGTTTTAAGGTTTTCCTTTCAGACAAATGCTATACCTCTTAATTTCACTGTCCAGTACTCCTTCTGTAGTTGATGTAATGTTGATTTGTGAGATCATCTACTGTTGAATTTGTTTCTTGGCTTTTGATGATCAAACACAGCATCAATTAGGAAGTTGTATAGTGGAAGCACGCAGTTGATTCTTTCCACTGATATTCCCTCAGCTCCTCCATCGGATTGTGTGTACGAACAACAACCCTACAGACACACTGAGCGTTTCTACCACCCGACTGACAACTGTCGATCATGTACCTGCACCAATGGGACAGTTCATTGTCAGCGCAAGCCCTGCTCCTTTGCTCCATGTTCTCACCCCATCACACAGCAGTGCTGCCGGACCTGCGAAGGTACAATTTCTTAGTCCTGCCAAGATGTTGTAACATAAGGACAAAGCAATTTGTATATGTGGATCTAGCACATTATGTCATACGTTACAACAAAAGACCTCAGCAAGTTTGACGCAGTTGTTCAGTCACATACGAAACTGCACTTTTTCTAGTTTAATCATGTTTTCTATTGGTTGCATTTCCCTTGCAGGCTGTCTATATGAGGGTCGTGAGCGAGCTAATGGGGAGACATGGGATGACGCATCAGATTCATGTGCAGTATGTGTTTGCCGTGAGGGCTCCGTCCAGTGTGAGAGGAAGCGCTGTCCACCGTCCAACTGTAACCACCCTGTCCAGAGACAGTGCTGCATGTCCTGTGATAGTGAGTGATCCAAAAAGCTAACAGCAAATGTCCCAGAAGATGATCCACAGACATTTCTGTCAACAGTTTTCATTGGGAACTATTTTCCCAAGGTTGTCACAAAATTATCTTAAGCTCCAGTTTTCTACTTGCAGGCTGCCTGTTTCATGGTAAAGAATACCCTGATGGCACTGAGTTTGGTGATGACAAAGACCCATGTGGCGTATGTTACTGTTATGGAGGTGAAGTCATCTGCACCAAAATACCCTGTTATGGAGAGTGCAGCCACCCATACAAACCACCCGGACAATGCTGTGGAGAATGTGAACGTATGTAAACTCAAAATCAAACTCAAATTCTAGTTGAGGATCATTGattttaaattgtgtttgttCATCATTCACATGattataaaatgacaaaataaacctGTCCTTATTTGATAGGCTGTTTCTATAATAGCGCAGTCCTTGCAAATGGGCAGTCAATCCCTGATCCAGGAAACCTCTGCTCTGAATGTACCTGCCAGGtagcatcaacacacacacattcacgtaCACATTTATGCTGGATAATCTCTTTAGACAACATCTGTTTATTCTCATGCTTATTCTCTTACAGAGTGGTTCGGTGCGATGTATGAAAAAGTCGTGTCCAGCAGCTCGCTGTCCTCACCCGGTCACCAATCCGTGTGGCTGCCCTGTCTGTGATGGTAACCAGCTTATAACATATGACAGTTCATGTTATGTAGAGTAAGTAAATAACTGGTGTTTCACTCTCTGTGTAGGTTGTCAATTCCAAGGTGTGACCTATGTTGACGGACAGATCCTtccaggaggagagggagggtgcCAGgactgcacatgctcagtgaGAGGGAGAAGGGCTGCATTTAGTTTGGGGACCTGCTGAACCCTCACAGCTACTGTattaattatctttttttccaCAGAGAGGTGAAGTGGTGTGTGCACACAGAAGATGCCCTGCTGTGTCATGTCCACACCCAGCTCTGGATGGCTGTGCATGTGGAGTGTGTGACGGATGCAATTTTAATGGACGAGGCTGTTTCAACGGAGAACGATTTCCACACCCTACAGACCACTGCCAGCTTTGCTCTTGTCTGGTACTACCACGcacgtatttttttttaaatctgtatcAGATTTATAAATTTAAACCTAAAAACCATCAGTTAACTGGAAGCAAGGTGGTCTACCTTTGCAAAAGATGACCATGTTACACATTGACATtgtattaaaggaatagttcaacaatAGTCTCTGAAAAGTTTGTACTTTGCTTCTTCATGGAGAATGGCAGCTGTAATTTGATATACAGCATTCCGGTGGCGACCCGTCGCAGCAAAAAAATACATGTGATCATATAAACACGGCAATTGCACCACTTAACTTTTCAGTATGTTACAAAAAATCATTGCTATAGAAATTGTACTTTTGGTGGCACTTTGGAGCTACAAGGAGGTAACGTAAGTAATTTTTTTGGTGGAGTATTCATTTAATCCCATCACCCTGGCCTTGTGAAGAGcacttcattttatttattgtacatgGAGCATGAATAAACCTCGCTACCACtccatcatttatttatcttcAGTTGTACATAAGGACTATAACTGACTATGTAAAAGAAATAGTGTCAACttcaatgtgtatgtgtttgtgtgtgtgtgtgtgtgtgtgtgtgtgtgtgtgtgtgtgtgtgtgtgtgtgtgtgtgtgtgtgtgtgtatgtgtgtgtgtgtgtgtgtttctgtgtatagaACGGTGGTGTGGTGTGTACACATGTTTCTTGTCCAAGTGTTGCCTGTGTGCGACCAGTGACCCCTGCTGGTGAGTGCTGCCCTGTCTGCACAGGGGTTTGTCTTCATCGGGGGAACGAGTATCAGTCCGGCTCCTCCTTCACTTCTCCCTCTGATCCCTGCTCGTCATGCTCCTGTCTGGTCAGTCTGACAATTCCTTccgaatgaaaaataaatgatctgACCATGCATTTGATTGTCTGATTAATTCCAtcccttctctttttctgtgtttccAACGTGTCCCTTCATCCCCTCCTCTGGTCAGAATGAGGTGGTGAACTGTCAGAAGAGACCTTGTCCAGTCCGGTGCTCCCACCCGGTCCCTTCAGACACCTGCTGCCCTGTCTGTGACTCCTGTCTGTATGAGGGTGTTGTCCAGTCTCACAGTCACACCTTCTCACCCTCCTCCAACCCCTGCCAGCGCTGTACTTGTGTCAGAGGCACCGTCACCTGTGTGCCACTGGTCTGCCCACCAACGCTATGTGTCCGACCAATTACCAAGCCAGGACAGTGCTGTCCTGAGTGCACAGGTACTTCCTGAACTGTTTGTGAAAAGGATATGTGAAGGCCTACATGTTTCTATCAATTCCTGTAATATGTTCAACTGTAGCAAATTTGCGgcctttatatttattttaaatgaaccCAGTCtctacaataaaacaataattatattttttcaGCATGAGATGGACAcattattgtgttttgttttgctctttGTTTTACAGCTAAGTTGCATTAGCACATCTTCCATGTATGGTACTTTCAAGCCTTAGTCTGTATACTGTTTGACAGAAAAACGTCTATTTAAAAGTCTACATTAAACAAAAACTTGTACTTTTGAAATTAATATATACAGTTTTATAATCCACAAAGAGTTTAGGGTGTGCTTATTGTGCTGATCTTATGAGAATGAACCTTTAACTTTTGTATTCAGAAATCATTTTTCCatagtttatttcattttcaatttaatcTTAGAAAGCACCTAAAAGTATTTATGGGAATTGATTAAAGCCAATGCATATTCGAGCACATGATCACAAAAATCACACGTGCAGAAACTTATATAacacataaaaaacataaaacatgaaaacaaaccATATCTCtctaaaaagagaaaagagaaatcaATTTGTCTCCTGTCTATCTCTGGTCTCAGTGTGTACGCTTGATGGACAGGAGTTCAATGACGGGCAGACATGGACCCTGAGTTCAAACCACTGCTCCACCTGCACTTGCCAGGTCTGATTCCGCCAGCTCTTGTCTTTCCCTCCAAATTTGTTCCTTGTTCCTATATGCTAATCCATCTGAGTCTTGCAGGCAGGGGAGGTGCAGTGTGCTTCTCCCGAGTGTCCCAAGCTGCCTTGTATGCATCAGGTGACTGATCCAGGAGCCTGCTGTCCTCACTGTAGAGGTAAATatattgctgaaaaaaatattatcaCAGAAAGAAATAGTTTCTACCAGTGATTTTTAATTTTCCTTCTCAGGTTGTGTGTATGGAGGAGAGGAGCATACCGAGGGCAGCAGCTGGTTCGCAGACTCCACTCCCTGTAtgacgtgtatgtgtgtggacgGGGTGACCACCTGCTCTGAAGTACGCTGTCTATCTCCCTGCATCAACTTCATCAGCGTGCCCGGGGAGTGCTGCCCTGTGTGTGCTGGTAAGCAAAAGAAGGATAATGCACAAACGTTTCATGTTTCATATCaggattttcttttgttttagtgCATGATAATCTTATATGATTGTTTGTTGAGTAGACTGTGTATTGGATGGCAGAGTGTATGGTCCTGGTGACAGTTTCCATCCAGCCGATGACCCCTGTCAGATCTGCACTTGTGAGGTACGATGCATACACACCTGACAACTGGAAACCTGATTGTGACATTTCTATGTTTAACTTGTTAACTTATTGatcatattgattttttttatgtattgatTTAAGCAGTAAATCGTTAGCCATTTGTATTAAATAGATGACTAAAATGATCAATAAATTGTCAATCAATTTATAGAAGAATCAACTAATTGTTGATGTACACGCAGTAGTAATATAAATAGACGTGGAAGATCCAGAGGTAATAGTGGTAGTAGTAGTTGAAATAGAAGTAGTATTATAGTGGTAGTTGTAATCCAacctgtgtgtgtcccaggtGATGCCGGACGGAGAGCAACACCTGAGGTGTTACCGAAAGCAGTGTCCCAGTCTGGTCGACTGTCCTAAGAGCAACATCCTGTTCTCTGGGCCAGACTCCTGCTGTCCTGTCTGTGCACGTCAGTACTAAACCACCTTTTGTGATACACTGTGTATTATCTCTGTACCATCACTGAGATCtgtaacatttgtgtgtgtgtttagagccTCTAAGTAACTGCACTGCTGCACTGATTGGCAACGAGGTCTTGGCGACAGATGACCCTTGTTTTACCTGCCAATGCCAGGTACCACAGCAATGACACTTTTCTTGCGCTCTGTTCTGCATACAGTATGCCAGGAAAAAATCTGTATTAAGTGATCTGTGACTCAATCTGCAGCTAAGGAAGAGAATGGCACTGACACATCTTGTTATAGCCTGTAATGGAAGCATATATAACAGTCTCATTTTCACAGTAGAACATATAAGTAATCTAATTAGAATATCGTCTGTCAGACATCATATAAAATGTTAGATCTTTGCCATTTCATTGGTTTAAAAATGATGGGAAGTTTCTGAGTGAAGTGAGTTTTATTTGACGTACGGCACCTTGAGATCTAAATTGTTACTGTACTGATCAATCTACAGTCAACCTACCATGCCATTCTGTGCAGTACAGTGATACTGTGTTTGTGATTTAGGACCTGACATGGACCTGTTTACACCAAAACTGCCTCCCACTTACTTGTCCTCTTAATGAACAGTTTGTTACTCCACACTCATGCTGCCCTGTGTGTAAAGGTGAGATAACACCATCTTTCTTCCTGTTTGTCTGATCGCTGTGCCTTTTTAAATTTTCAGTAAGTCTTATTGGCATTAAAACATTCATTATTGTGATGGTTCTCCTGTGCTTTATACAGATTGTGTGATCGAGGGCCAGAACAGACGCGTGGCCAACGGCAGCAGCTGGACAGACAGCGATGATGACTGTGTCACATGTACCTGTAATGTGAGTCTTACAGAAATACTTACACTGCTCATGCAATGCTTCCACTAACATATAATGATTGCACAATGTACATCACTTAAGTGGACTGGTAGAATACAAATGACACCTAAATTAAACCTTATTAAAAACCTCACACCTTCACACCTAATATTTGACAATACATTTCCCAAACTAGATCCGAGCAGTGGTGGATGAAGTAGGCCTATTCAAaccatttacttaagtaaaagtagcaataccacactataataaaaatagtgaaaagtcctgcattctAAATGTAACCTAAGTAAAAGAGAAGAATTATAAGCAACGAAATTTACTTAAAGAATCAAAACTAGTGAAGCATCATATTTTTATTAACTGATCACGTTTtatatgtaaaatcttaatctgaaaagtaat contains:
- the kcp gene encoding kielin/chordin-like protein isoform X1 produces the protein MESSKLRTLMLLEIHLLWVFALSVQGHSSPQHENVIDLLAALNMSHHISGVARLQSPSSVIYKIRPRATYLTLPREYSHFLYSNLQGSMGVHLVGHQASGSSATLFSLSSESSPVLQIISSTLDNTLRLDYQAGGGAQGLASFHFPRRNPFSGEEWVQLAVSLETSRLAFFVDCQEAVVIPLKSEERINLELSQDAFVTLASTPGKKDSKFSGYLKTAEISLKAYLRRPWLCDNVTDVLPPSKYADSHSSDSQTDSSRMLQQDASPSKPETSRRPMDQTNHYPQDVQSDQLQRGVVLGPPGSPQGVKSVSQTQKDDRLKKLEKRLEELARMLDMVKTQNADLQSRVQHLEGCECVRQRCVWEGREVEDGQHWQIDLNTVCTCTSGKVKCQADIKGCELDGTVHNVSYSIDGCQTCTCKGGNRECYPQPCPSLDCTHKETAPGDCCQRCRGCIHSGVQYDHKAKWRPVENPCDVCYCLEGHVRCERERCNTPCKFPSAPPPNTCCPACQDCGVNGHDFPNGAVIPTGDRCQECTCVNGNVACSPLPCPALSCQNPVHRAGDCCPRCEQCEYESKVYVDGQTFPSRRDPCLHCRCFAGEMSCERMDSSCPTLSCSHPAKRKGECCPTCDECEYDRRVYADGKVFTPAGSGPCLQCRCKGGNVICREEKCPPVQCSNPIIDPHLCCPICKACVLEGVEYEEGSNWQLEGPCAMCTCVNGETLCAHTHCPPTECLHPSKITGSCCAVCESCTYNHRIYSNGQRFMTPDHPCHICTCEHGSVECERRPCPLLNCSNSYTPPGECCPKCPDCSFENRIFVDGEAFPNPVSVCEECKCVSGQIDCHQAQCPHPHCNAPRPGMCCQNNCNGCSYAGKEYPNGQEFPHPTDTCRTCSCINGNVQCLMKRCPPLPCSNPNVLPGDCCPQCPAPPSDCVYEQQPYRHTERFYHPTDNCRSCTCTNGTVHCQRKPCSFAPCSHPITQQCCRTCEGCLYEGRERANGETWDDASDSCAVCVCREGSVQCERKRCPPSNCNHPVQRQCCMSCDSCLFHGKEYPDGTEFGDDKDPCGVCYCYGGEVICTKIPCYGECSHPYKPPGQCCGECERCFYNSAVLANGQSIPDPGNLCSECTCQSGSVRCMKKSCPAARCPHPVTNPCGCPVCDGCQFQGVTYVDGQILPGGEGGCQDCTCSRGEVVCAHRRCPAVSCPHPALDGCACGVCDGCNFNGRGCFNGERFPHPTDHCQLCSCLNGGVVCTHVSCPSVACVRPVTPAGECCPVCTGVCLHRGNEYQSGSSFTSPSDPCSSCSCLNEVVNCQKRPCPVRCSHPVPSDTCCPVCDSCLYEGVVQSHSHTFSPSSNPCQRCTCVRGTVTCVPLVCPPTLCVRPITKPGQCCPECTVCTLDGQEFNDGQTWTLSSNHCSTCTCQAGEVQCASPECPKLPCMHQVTDPGACCPHCRGCVYGGEEHTEGSSWFADSTPCMTCMCVDGVTTCSEVRCLSPCINFISVPGECCPVCADCVLDGRVYGPGDSFHPADDPCQICTCEVMPDGEQHLRCYRKQCPSLVDCPKSNILFSGPDSCCPVCAQPLSNCTAALIGNEVLATDDPCFTCQCQDLTWTCLHQNCLPLTCPLNEQFVTPHSCCPVCKDCVIEGQNRRVANGSSWTDSDDDCVTCTCNLGYIECSIEECLPAACLSGQKQVKIPGSCCYECQDSGASCLHQGTVYHSNEQWEVDECTSCTCVSGDVHCHSERCPPLTCATDEMPAIVPGLCCPHCLPRPASCIAFGDPHYRTFDGRMLHFQGACTYILAQDCEGGDFSIHVTNDDRGRKGVSWTKEVTVFIGDVTVQLLQDWVVKVNEEVVTLPFLREPYIYVERQTNTILLNTNIGLKVLWSGRSHLEVSVPGSYKGHMCGLCGNFNNYYQDDLRMPSGQVSLSESDFGNSWRVTNGSHSLSSCRPGEDVDPCKDAGYQAKKGANARCKLLKSAVFKPCHRVVPPEPWYGACVYDLCACGANTDECLCDTLEAYASQCREAGVILQWRSSSLCAVGCPVERGFVFDECGPPCPVTCFNADVQLGVIESHCFKPCVPGCQCPAGLVLHNNYCIQPEKCPKIIHGNPL
- the kcp gene encoding kielin/chordin-like protein isoform X2 — protein: MAGCELDGTVHNVSYSIDGCQTCTCKGGNRECYPQPCPSLDCTHKETAPGDCCQRCRGCIHSGVQYDHKAKWRPVENPCDVCYCLEGHVRCERERCNTPCKFPSAPPPNTCCPACQDCGVNGHDFPNGAVIPTGDRCQECTCVNGNVACSPLPCPALSCQNPVHRAGDCCPRCEQCEYESKVYVDGQTFPSRRDPCLHCRCFAGEMSCERMDSSCPTLSCSHPAKRKGECCPTCDECEYDRRVYADGKVFTPAGSGPCLQCRCKGGNVICREEKCPPVQCSNPIIDPHLCCPICKACVLEGVEYEEGSNWQLEGPCAMCTCVNGETLCAHTHCPPTECLHPSKITGSCCAVCESCTYNHRIYSNGQRFMTPDHPCHICTCEHGSVECERRPCPLLNCSNSYTPPGECCPKCPDCSFENRIFVDGEAFPNPVSVCEECKCVSGQIDCHQAQCPHPHCNAPRPGMCCQNNCNGCSYAGKEYPNGQEFPHPTDTCRTCSCINGNVQCLMKRCPPLPCSNPNVLPGDCCPQCPAPPSDCVYEQQPYRHTERFYHPTDNCRSCTCTNGTVHCQRKPCSFAPCSHPITQQCCRTCEGCLYEGRERANGETWDDASDSCAVCVCREGSVQCERKRCPPSNCNHPVQRQCCMSCDSCLFHGKEYPDGTEFGDDKDPCGVCYCYGGEVICTKIPCYGECSHPYKPPGQCCGECERCFYNSAVLANGQSIPDPGNLCSECTCQSGSVRCMKKSCPAARCPHPVTNPCGCPVCDGCQFQGVTYVDGQILPGGEGGCQDCTCSRGEVVCAHRRCPAVSCPHPALDGCACGVCDGCNFNGRGCFNGERFPHPTDHCQLCSCLNGGVVCTHVSCPSVACVRPVTPAGECCPVCTGVCLHRGNEYQSGSSFTSPSDPCSSCSCLNEVVNCQKRPCPVRCSHPVPSDTCCPVCDSCLYEGVVQSHSHTFSPSSNPCQRCTCVRGTVTCVPLVCPPTLCVRPITKPGQCCPECTVCTLDGQEFNDGQTWTLSSNHCSTCTCQAGEVQCASPECPKLPCMHQVTDPGACCPHCRGCVYGGEEHTEGSSWFADSTPCMTCMCVDGVTTCSEVRCLSPCINFISVPGECCPVCADCVLDGRVYGPGDSFHPADDPCQICTCEVMPDGEQHLRCYRKQCPSLVDCPKSNILFSGPDSCCPVCAQPLSNCTAALIGNEVLATDDPCFTCQCQDLTWTCLHQNCLPLTCPLNEQFVTPHSCCPVCKDCVIEGQNRRVANGSSWTDSDDDCVTCTCNLGYIECSIEECLPAACLSGQKQVKIPGSCCYECQDSGASCLHQGTVYHSNEQWEVDECTSCTCVSGDVHCHSERCPPLTCATDEMPAIVPGLCCPHCLPRPASCIAFGDPHYRTFDGRMLHFQGACTYILAQDCEGGDFSIHVTNDDRGRKGVSWTKEVTVFIGDVTVQLLQDWVVKVNEEVVTLPFLREPYIYVERQTNTILLNTNIGLKVLWSGRSHLEVSVPGSYKGHMCGLCGNFNNYYQDDLRMPSGQVSLSESDFGNSWRVTNGSHSLSSCRPGEDVDPCKDAGYQAKKGANARCKLLKSAVFKPCHRVVPPEPWYGACVYDLCACGANTDECLCDTLEAYASQCREAGVILQWRSSSLCAVGCPVERGFVFDECGPPCPVTCFNADVQLGVIESHCFKPCVPGCQCPAGLVLHNNYCIQPEKCPKIIHGNPL